A portion of the Calothrix sp. 336/3 genome contains these proteins:
- the hemJ gene encoding protoporphyrinogen oxidase HemJ — protein sequence MAYSWFKAFHIIGVVVWFAGLFYLVRLFIYHIEANLEPEPARTILQNQYKIMEKRLYNIITTPGMLVTVVCAVGLLVTMPEYLHQTWLHFKLGFVALLLGYHHYCARLMKQLEAGTCKWTSQQMRAMNEAPTLLLVVIVMLVIFKNNLPTDITAWVIFGLIVFMAATIQLYARKRRLDKEKELAEMSAVSQAQT from the coding sequence ATGGCTTATTCTTGGTTTAAAGCATTTCACATCATTGGTGTTGTCGTCTGGTTTGCTGGCTTATTTTATTTAGTGCGCTTGTTTATTTACCATATCGAAGCCAACCTGGAACCAGAACCAGCTCGGACAATTCTCCAGAATCAGTACAAAATCATGGAGAAGCGTCTCTACAATATTATCACCACACCAGGGATGCTAGTGACGGTTGTCTGTGCAGTGGGTTTATTGGTGACAATGCCAGAATATTTACATCAAACTTGGCTACATTTCAAGCTCGGTTTTGTGGCTCTGTTATTAGGGTATCATCATTACTGCGCCCGGTTGATGAAACAGCTAGAAGCTGGTACTTGCAAATGGACAAGTCAGCAAATGCGGGCAATGAATGAAGCACCCACCCTGTTGCTAGTTGTGATTGTGATGTTAGTCATCTTCAAAAATAATTTGCCTACAGACATCACCGCTTGGGTAATTTTTGGTTTAATTGTCTTTATGGCTGCGACGATTCAACTATACGCGAGAAAACGTCGCCTCGATAAAGAAAAAGAATTAGCTGAAATGTCAGCAGTTAGCCAAGCACAAACCTAA
- a CDS encoding Uma2 family endonuclease — MVASPGIYLTPDEYLQMEENSDIKHEYIDGYIYAMAGALDSHVTIAGNLFTLIRNHVRGSGCRAYISDMKARIESLNRYYYPDVMVTCDQRDQETPGYKRFPCLIVEILSNSTEAFDRGDKFSDYQTIDSLQEYILINTKRQRVECFRRNEQGLWVLQTYTAKDESLRLQSINLEIAIAELYEDVSFPENPDSLPPQMG; from the coding sequence ATGGTTGCTTCACCAGGAATCTACCTCACCCCTGATGAGTACCTGCAAATGGAGGAAAACAGCGACATTAAGCATGAGTATATCGATGGTTACATCTATGCCATGGCAGGAGCGCTAGACAGCCATGTTACCATTGCTGGTAACTTGTTTACCCTGATTCGCAATCATGTACGTGGTAGTGGTTGTCGTGCTTATATTTCTGACATGAAAGCACGAATTGAATCTCTGAATCGATATTACTATCCCGATGTCATGGTAACCTGTGACCAAAGAGATCAGGAAACTCCTGGTTATAAAAGATTTCCCTGCTTAATAGTCGAAATCTTATCTAACTCAACTGAAGCCTTTGATAGGGGAGATAAATTCAGTGATTATCAAACTATAGATAGTCTTCAGGAATACATACTAATTAATACTAAGCGTCAGCGAGTCGAGTGTTTTCGCAGAAATGAGCAGGGGTTGTGGGTTTTACAAACTTACACAGCAAAAGATGAATCGTTGCGATTACAGAGTATTAACTTGGAAATAGCGATCGCCGAGTTGTACGAAGATGTGAGTTTTCCTGAAAATCCCGATAGTCTGCCACCACAGATGGGATAA
- a CDS encoding M20 family metallopeptidase, producing the protein MVSVFPQANSANLSGVRLEIRALQPQLVEWRRCFHQKPELGFQEQLTAEFISRKLTAWGIEHQTGVAQTGIVATIQGKTGGKVLAIRADMDALPIHEMNEVPYKSQHPGVMHACGHDGHTAIALGTAYYLQQHRQQFTGTVKILFQPAEEGPGGAKPMIEAGVLKNPDVDAIIGLHLWNNLPMGTIGVRPGALMAAVESFNCTILGKGGHGAMPHQTVDSIVVGAQIVNALQTIVSRNVNPIDSAVVTIGEFHAGTKRNVIADTAKISGTVRYFNPLLKGFIQQRIEQIISGVCVSHGASYDLDYWSLYPAVINDSTIAQLVRSVAEEVVETPLGIAPECQTMGAEDMSFFLEAVPGCYFFLGSANPDKDLAYPHHHPRFDFDETVLAMGVEMFVRCVEKFCN; encoded by the coding sequence ATGGTTTCTGTATTTCCTCAAGCTAATTCTGCCAACCTTTCAGGCGTGCGTCTAGAAATTCGTGCCCTACAACCACAACTTGTGGAATGGCGACGTTGTTTTCATCAAAAACCAGAGTTGGGATTTCAAGAGCAGTTGACTGCTGAGTTTATTTCCCGCAAGTTAACAGCATGGGGAATTGAACATCAGACAGGTGTCGCACAGACGGGAATTGTGGCAACAATTCAGGGTAAAACTGGTGGGAAAGTTTTGGCAATTCGTGCGGATATGGATGCTTTACCTATCCATGAGATGAACGAAGTTCCCTATAAGTCGCAACATCCGGGGGTAATGCACGCCTGTGGGCATGATGGGCATACAGCGATCGCCCTAGGTACAGCATACTATCTCCAACAACATCGTCAGCAATTTACAGGTACTGTAAAGATTCTTTTCCAACCTGCGGAAGAAGGTCCCGGTGGTGCTAAACCCATGATTGAAGCAGGAGTCTTAAAAAATCCCGATGTCGATGCCATTATTGGGTTGCACCTGTGGAATAATCTCCCTATGGGAACTATCGGTGTCCGTCCAGGGGCATTAATGGCGGCGGTGGAGTCCTTTAACTGTACAATTTTGGGTAAGGGTGGGCATGGAGCTATGCCCCATCAGACAGTTGATTCCATCGTTGTTGGGGCGCAGATTGTCAATGCTCTACAAACCATCGTTTCGCGGAACGTTAATCCCATTGATTCCGCAGTTGTCACCATTGGAGAATTCCACGCTGGAACAAAGCGCAATGTGATTGCAGATACTGCGAAAATTAGCGGTACTGTCAGGTACTTTAACCCTTTATTAAAAGGCTTTATTCAGCAAAGAATTGAGCAAATTATTAGTGGTGTGTGTGTAAGCCATGGTGCTAGTTACGATTTAGATTACTGGAGCTTATACCCAGCAGTAATTAATGATTCTACCATCGCACAATTAGTCCGCTCCGTTGCCGAAGAGGTGGTAGAAACTCCCCTTGGTATCGCTCCGGAATGCCAAACCATGGGTGCAGAAGATATGTCTTTCTTCCTCGAAGCTGTACCAGGATGTTATTTTTTCCTTGGTTCTGCCAATCCTGACAAAGATTTAGCCTATCCCCACCATCACCCCCGTTTTGATTTTGACGAAACTGTGTTAGCTATGGGTGTGGAAATGTTTGTACGTTGCGTGGAAAAATTCTGTAATTAA
- a CDS encoding serine/threonine-protein kinase yields the protein MLGQLLDGRYKIIKVLGAGGFGQTFIAEDTKLYNTQCVVKQLKPQSADSMTLQIARRLFESEAQLLHKLGSHDQIPRLLAHFEENREFFLVQEFIDGHPLNQELIPGNRFDEGYAIALIQDILQPLAFVHDNNVIHRDIKPPNLIRRKSDNKVVLIDFGAVKQIGTQVVGTDGVTKMTVSIGTPGYMPSEQSRGSPRLSSDIFAVGMIGIQALTGFMPNQLHEDIQTAEILWRNLVVVNPVFADILDRMIRYDFRQRFQSAREALTAIQQLTPHSSTSNIPISQEDIPTQISSTPRQINPTQYNPPTPPGISPNPVPNQNLYSPPPTVPPQYRQEVTDPTIASTPGNFVGSDRQLTPPSPPIQPQPLGWGFYLQWVLVNLGGIVGGFIIAYVACQIVKPLGAYPYRLSFSIPMGLALGGAQSLLLQPRVPFPSWWWTASTPLAFSLAILICGKNPYDALFYIGPILGVMQWLILRQYFRQTGWWILLNTLLGWTDFGLISGLIISRLLQRPKGAI from the coding sequence ATGTTAGGTCAGTTGCTAGATGGACGTTACAAAATAATTAAAGTGTTGGGTGCTGGGGGGTTTGGTCAGACCTTTATTGCTGAGGACACGAAACTTTATAATACTCAGTGTGTGGTCAAGCAATTAAAGCCCCAGTCTGCGGACTCAATGACTTTACAAATTGCCCGCCGACTGTTTGAGTCAGAAGCGCAGTTGTTACACAAATTGGGAAGCCATGATCAAATTCCCCGTTTATTGGCACACTTTGAAGAGAATCGGGAGTTTTTTCTCGTCCAAGAATTTATTGATGGACATCCGTTAAATCAAGAATTGATACCAGGAAATCGATTTGATGAAGGGTATGCGATCGCCCTCATCCAAGATATTCTCCAACCTCTGGCTTTTGTCCATGACAATAATGTGATTCACCGTGATATCAAGCCACCCAATCTCATTAGACGCAAAAGTGATAACAAAGTTGTGCTGATTGACTTTGGAGCAGTCAAACAAATTGGGACTCAGGTTGTGGGTACAGATGGCGTAACTAAAATGACTGTCAGTATCGGTACTCCTGGGTATATGCCCAGTGAACAGAGTCGGGGAAGTCCCCGCTTGAGTAGTGATATTTTTGCTGTGGGAATGATTGGTATTCAAGCATTGACAGGATTCATGCCCAATCAATTACATGAAGATATTCAAACTGCCGAAATTCTGTGGCGAAATCTCGTAGTCGTGAATCCAGTGTTTGCAGATATTCTCGACAGAATGATTCGCTATGATTTTCGTCAACGTTTTCAATCTGCAAGGGAAGCATTAACTGCTATTCAACAGCTAACCCCCCACTCCAGCACTTCCAATATACCCATCAGTCAGGAAGATATTCCCACTCAAATATCTAGTACTCCCCGACAGATAAATCCCACTCAATACAATCCACCCACACCCCCAGGAATTTCTCCAAATCCAGTTCCAAATCAGAATTTATACTCCCCACCTCCAACAGTACCACCCCAGTATCGTCAGGAAGTTACAGATCCAACGATTGCTTCTACACCTGGGAATTTTGTTGGTAGCGATCGCCAACTCACTCCCCCATCTCCTCCTATTCAACCCCAACCCCTGGGATGGGGATTTTATTTGCAATGGGTACTGGTAAATCTGGGTGGAATTGTAGGAGGATTTATTATTGCCTATGTTGCTTGTCAAATCGTCAAACCTTTAGGAGCATACCCCTACAGACTTAGTTTCTCCATTCCCATGGGATTAGCTCTAGGTGGTGCCCAATCATTATTATTACAACCACGGGTACCTTTTCCTAGTTGGTGGTGGACAGCTAGCACTCCCCTGGCTTTTTCCCTGGCTATCCTGATTTGTGGCAAAAATCCCTACGATGCTCTATTCTACATTGGACCGATTCTAGGTGTGATGCAATGGCTGATTCTGCGGCAATATTTCCGTCAAACTGGTTGGTGGATACTTTTGAATACTTTGCTGGGATGGACAGATTTTGGATTGATATCAGGGCTAATCATTAGCAGATTATTACAGCGACCCAAGGGAGCTATTTAA
- a CDS encoding protein kinase codes for MIGQLLAGHYKVLEVLGEGGFGQTYIVEDIHLPGKPKCVLKYLKTTSTEPEVLETARRLFQKEAETLQQLGNHDQIPRLYAYFEEKQQFYLVQEFIDGHTLTKELLPGHCWTEKQVVDMLLEVLNILEFVHHQGVIHRDIKPDNLIRRASDRKLVLIDFGAIKQLRSQTVINANGKQNITLIVGTRGYMPSEQIRRLPRPSSDIYALGMMAIQAITGVYPHALQDDPNTGETLWQDRTNISPGLANILTNMTRYHFKERYQTASEVLAALQELIDAGEIPETDHQTVNLHQLTLEWHEEGEIKTRTIIEKQNSKNPGKIRIGRNPQECDIILPDPTISGLHVEIFFHSHKQKFYLRNLRQKNPPIVDGHMLLAGEMPLAVGSSLRLGLQNFKVSDISCEELPSGYTPMEYARSSALATLQPPPQTMRVSAVRRVVEIPTPEEIPPTPSQIILAPKKKTPSKVGLGIAGVFVSAIAGFFIFQFANSSTDNSQENFIAEQPQLCRIVAPAGGKYIAKLRPEPQTEIGALKQLNIGEKVMYLQAKGDFVQVKLADGTQGWIFGDEIQRCDTPAASYNRYPSN; via the coding sequence ATGATAGGTCAGTTACTAGCAGGACATTACAAAGTCCTAGAAGTCTTAGGTGAAGGAGGCTTTGGGCAAACTTATATCGTTGAGGATATTCACCTGCCGGGAAAACCGAAGTGTGTTCTCAAATATCTCAAGACAACTAGTACCGAACCGGAAGTCTTAGAAACCGCCAGAAGACTATTTCAAAAAGAAGCCGAAACTTTACAGCAATTGGGAAATCATGACCAAATTCCCCGGCTTTATGCTTATTTTGAAGAGAAACAACAATTTTATTTAGTTCAAGAATTTATTGATGGTCATACCTTAACGAAGGAATTATTACCAGGACATTGTTGGACTGAAAAGCAAGTAGTCGATATGCTGCTAGAAGTCCTGAATATTTTGGAATTCGTCCATCATCAAGGGGTAATTCATCGAGATATTAAACCAGATAATTTAATCAGACGTGCTAGCGATCGCAAGCTAGTTTTAATTGATTTTGGCGCGATTAAACAATTACGTAGCCAGACAGTCATTAATGCCAATGGCAAGCAAAATATTACCTTAATTGTCGGTACCAGGGGTTATATGCCCTCTGAACAAATTCGCCGTTTGCCTCGTCCTAGTAGTGATATTTATGCATTGGGGATGATGGCAATTCAGGCGATTACGGGAGTATATCCCCATGCTCTTCAAGATGACCCCAATACGGGGGAAACTCTCTGGCAGGATAGGACAAATATTAGTCCTGGATTGGCTAATATCTTGACAAATATGACACGCTATCACTTCAAAGAACGTTATCAGACAGCGAGTGAAGTATTAGCAGCATTACAAGAATTAATTGATGCCGGAGAAATTCCTGAAACCGACCACCAGACAGTCAATTTACATCAGTTAACTTTGGAATGGCACGAAGAAGGAGAAATTAAAACTCGCACCATTATCGAAAAACAAAATAGCAAAAATCCGGGGAAAATTCGCATCGGACGTAACCCCCAAGAATGCGACATTATCTTACCAGACCCGACAATTTCCGGACTCCATGTCGAGATATTTTTCCATAGCCACAAACAAAAATTTTACCTCCGGAATTTACGCCAAAAAAACCCCCCAATCGTCGATGGACATATGCTTTTAGCGGGAGAAATGCCCCTCGCTGTTGGTAGTTCCTTACGGTTAGGATTACAGAATTTTAAAGTTAGTGATATTTCCTGTGAGGAATTGCCATCGGGTTATACACCCATGGAATATGCTCGTAGTTCTGCATTAGCTACTTTGCAACCACCACCCCAAACTATGCGGGTATCAGCAGTGCGAAGAGTTGTAGAAATCCCGACACCGGAAGAAATTCCTCCCACACCCTCTCAGATTATTTTGGCACCGAAAAAGAAAACTCCCAGTAAGGTGGGATTAGGTATAGCTGGGGTTTTTGTCAGCGCGATCGCCGGATTTTTTATCTTCCAATTTGCCAACAGTAGCACGGACAACTCCCAAGAAAACTTTATCGCGGAACAACCCCAACTCTGTCGCATAGTTGCTCCCGCAGGAGGCAAATACATTGCAAAATTACGCCCCGAACCACAAACAGAAATTGGTGCCCTCAAGCAGCTAAATATTGGCGAAAAAGTTATGTATCTACAAGCAAAGGGTGACTTTGTGCAAGTCAAACTTGCTGATGGAACCCAAGGTTGGATATTTGGTGATGAAATTCAACGCTGTGATACACCCGCAGCAAGCTATAATCGTTACCCAAGTAACTAG
- a CDS encoding ureidoglycolate lyase — protein MATTQKLPVEWVTTENFQAYGQVIFPSQDGKAFDSEDAQLILDQGTPRFYIMRLQKRGRKFHHITRHVKCSQCLGSLAGKDWFIAVCPPENHLKEPTIGKISAFRIPGNCFIKLNVGTWHAGPYFDHDVVDFYNLELSDTNIADHFTHNFLQSHEIEFELVVNGEV, from the coding sequence ATGGCAACAACGCAAAAATTACCAGTTGAATGGGTGACAACAGAGAATTTTCAAGCCTATGGACAAGTCATTTTCCCCAGCCAGGATGGTAAAGCTTTTGATAGTGAAGATGCCCAGCTAATTTTAGACCAGGGTACTCCCAGATTTTACATTATGCGCCTACAGAAGCGGGGACGAAAATTTCATCACATTACCCGTCATGTGAAATGTAGTCAATGTTTAGGTTCTTTGGCAGGTAAAGATTGGTTCATTGCAGTTTGCCCCCCAGAGAATCATCTGAAGGAACCAACAATAGGAAAAATTTCTGCTTTTCGTATACCTGGGAATTGCTTTATTAAGCTCAATGTGGGGACATGGCATGCTGGTCCATATTTTGACCATGATGTGGTAGATTTTTATAATTTAGAGTTGAGTGATACAAACATTGCAGATCATTTTACTCATAATTTTTTACAAAGCCATGAAATTGAGTTTGAGTTAGTAGTAAATGGTGAGGTGTAA
- a CDS encoding RtcB family protein, with amino-acid sequence MSYEKLEFSQATPVYSWANHALGHEETKMAKNVASLPFVFKHVALMPDVHLGKGALVGSVIATKEAIIPAAVGVDIGCGMCAIKTPFNGDKLEGKLKKIRQDIEAAIPTGFDENQDVEKTVSNWQRWQNFKDLHSGVQDLEVKAMRQMGSLGGGNHFIEVCLDAENQVWLMLHSGSRNIGNKLAKCHISTAKELAKMAGERLPDPDLANFVAGTEEFRAYWHDLQWAQDYARVNREVMMARFKRIVEKHLAGGKPTKPLLEVNCHHNYAEKEVHFGEEVYVTRKGAVRAQENDYGIIPGSMGTKSYIVKGKGCADSFCSCSHGAGRVLSRSKAKNVYTLDDLIQQTAGVECRKDSGILDEIPAAYKPIDQVMENQSDLVEVVATLKQVVCVKG; translated from the coding sequence ATGTCTTACGAAAAGTTAGAATTCTCTCAAGCTACACCTGTTTACTCTTGGGCAAATCATGCCCTAGGACACGAAGAAACCAAAATGGCAAAGAATGTCGCGTCCTTGCCCTTTGTATTTAAACATGTTGCTTTAATGCCAGATGTTCACCTTGGAAAAGGTGCGTTAGTTGGGTCTGTAATTGCGACAAAAGAAGCTATTATTCCTGCGGCTGTGGGGGTGGATATTGGTTGCGGTATGTGTGCAATTAAAACACCCTTTAACGGTGATAAATTAGAAGGCAAATTGAAGAAAATTCGCCAAGATATTGAAGCTGCAATTCCCACGGGATTTGATGAAAATCAAGATGTCGAAAAAACAGTTTCTAACTGGCAACGTTGGCAAAACTTCAAAGATTTACATTCTGGTGTACAAGACTTAGAAGTTAAAGCCATGCGGCAAATGGGTTCCCTCGGAGGTGGGAATCATTTTATCGAAGTTTGTCTTGATGCCGAGAATCAAGTTTGGCTGATGTTGCATTCCGGTTCCCGCAATATTGGTAACAAACTCGCAAAATGTCACATCAGTACTGCCAAAGAATTGGCAAAAATGGCTGGTGAAAGATTACCCGATCCAGACTTAGCAAATTTTGTCGCAGGGACAGAGGAATTTCGCGCCTACTGGCATGATTTACAATGGGCACAGGATTATGCTCGTGTCAATCGGGAAGTGATGATGGCACGCTTTAAGCGTATTGTGGAAAAGCACCTCGCAGGGGGGAAACCAACTAAACCTTTATTAGAGGTAAACTGTCATCACAACTATGCTGAAAAAGAGGTACATTTTGGCGAAGAAGTCTATGTAACTCGCAAAGGTGCAGTGCGTGCCCAAGAAAATGACTATGGTATTATACCTGGCTCTATGGGTACTAAATCCTACATTGTGAAGGGTAAGGGTTGTGCTGATAGTTTCTGTTCCTGTAGCCATGGTGCGGGAAGGGTGTTATCCCGTAGCAAAGCTAAAAATGTCTACACTTTGGATGATTTGATTCAACAAACAGCCGGGGTGGAATGTCGCAAAGACTCTGGAATTTTAGATGAAATTCCTGCCGCTTATAAACCTATAGATCAGGTAATGGAAAATCAATCTGATTTAGTGGAAGTGGTGGCAACTTTGAAGCAAGTAGTTTGCGTTAAAGGTTAA
- a CDS encoding class I SAM-dependent methyltransferase — protein MAKGENTIWESFLAPVVRFLIDEEEMQRYAKSVDWQKESDRHRNLSVELPEYYSSKNFHGIENGYLNPTAAISYDPITQYVLPPNETWNRQALIDVVKVKPQRILDLGCGTGSTTLMLKQAFPTAEVIGLDLSPYMLVRAEHKAMSANLDIRWCHGNAENTGFANASFDLVTAALLFHETPTSVSINILRECWRLLKVGGQVVIFDGNQKTLRQLKWLNNVFEEPYIRDYSVENVDAWMDTVGFGAVRTQDVWWMNQVTSGIKPIHNNPVTTTTMADTIIDNQDWQGYPSPAFETTA, from the coding sequence ATGGCAAAAGGTGAAAATACAATCTGGGAAAGCTTTTTGGCTCCTGTAGTACGTTTCTTGATTGACGAAGAGGAAATGCAGCGCTATGCCAAAAGTGTAGATTGGCAAAAGGAGAGCGATCGCCACCGCAATTTGTCAGTGGAATTACCAGAATACTACAGTAGTAAAAATTTCCATGGTATCGAAAATGGATATCTTAACCCCACTGCTGCGATTAGCTACGATCCAATTACCCAGTATGTGTTACCACCCAATGAAACCTGGAACCGTCAAGCGTTGATTGATGTAGTCAAGGTAAAACCCCAGAGAATCTTGGATTTGGGTTGTGGTACAGGTTCAACAACTTTAATGTTAAAACAAGCTTTTCCCACTGCCGAAGTTATCGGTTTAGATTTATCACCCTATATGTTAGTGCGAGCAGAGCATAAAGCTATGAGTGCTAATCTTGACATTCGCTGGTGTCATGGGAATGCAGAAAATACAGGTTTTGCCAACGCTAGTTTTGATTTGGTGACAGCAGCATTGCTTTTCCATGAAACCCCCACCAGTGTATCTATAAATATTCTCCGGGAATGTTGGCGCTTACTTAAGGTAGGTGGACAAGTTGTAATTTTTGATGGCAATCAAAAAACCCTGCGTCAGTTAAAATGGCTGAATAATGTTTTTGAAGAGCCTTACATTCGTGATTACTCAGTGGAAAATGTGGATGCTTGGATGGATACCGTTGGTTTTGGTGCAGTGCGTACACAAGATGTCTGGTGGATGAACCAGGTGACAAGTGGTATCAAACCTATACATAACAACCCTGTCACTACAACAACGATGGCAGACACAATCATAGATAATCAGGATTGGCAAGGTTATCCTTCCCCAGCTTTTGAAACAACAGCATGA
- a CDS encoding HAD family phosphatase, with protein sequence MSLKAILFDFNGVIINDESIHLQLIDEILIQENLQPQKLIERQSLLGRSDRLYFQELFTSRGRVLPEEYLTQLLMRKAANYAQEMAKLEKLPLYSGLEDLIFQARSLNLHLGIVSGAVAKEIDTVLARTDFQEHFAVIVTGEDTTTSKPEPEGYLLAVERLNHKYPDLNLLPTECLAIEDTPAGIQAANQAGMQVVGVANTYPFHFMQRLANWAVDYLMDLELERVQEVFAGVTVES encoded by the coding sequence ATGAGTTTAAAGGCAATATTATTCGATTTCAACGGTGTGATTATTAACGACGAATCCATCCATTTACAATTGATTGATGAGATTCTGATTCAAGAAAATCTCCAGCCGCAAAAGTTAATTGAGCGTCAAAGTTTGTTAGGGCGTAGCGATCGCCTATATTTCCAGGAACTGTTTACCAGTCGGGGTAGAGTTCTCCCTGAGGAATATTTGACACAGTTGTTAATGCGTAAGGCGGCAAATTACGCCCAGGAAATGGCAAAGTTAGAAAAGTTACCTTTGTATTCTGGTTTAGAAGACTTGATATTTCAAGCGCGATCGCTCAATTTACATCTAGGAATTGTCAGTGGTGCAGTTGCGAAAGAAATTGACACGGTTCTCGCCAGAACTGACTTCCAAGAGCATTTTGCCGTAATTGTTACAGGTGAAGATACTACCACTAGCAAACCCGAACCAGAGGGTTACTTACTAGCCGTAGAGCGACTCAATCACAAATATCCAGATTTAAATTTATTGCCGACAGAATGTTTAGCCATTGAAGACACCCCCGCAGGTATTCAAGCAGCGAATCAAGCCGGGATGCAAGTTGTTGGTGTGGCGAATACCTACCCCTTTCATTTCATGCAACGCTTGGCAAATTGGGCTGTAGACTACCTGATGGATTTGGAGTTGGAACGGGTACAGGAAGTTTTTGCTGGAGTCACAGTTGAGAGTTAG